Sequence from the Rhizobium sp. TH2 genome:
GTCATCACCTCGAAAAACCGCTCATCGCCAAGCAGAGTTCGAATAAATGCTAACAATTTCAATACAATCTGAAAACATGTGGGATCTTCACGCCAATCGACGAAAACCCATCAAGCTCCTCGAACCAACGACCATCTTGCACCAGAATGGCATGTCAAATCGACCATCTACGGCTTCTAAACGGGCCGGATTTTGGCTCATGGCGGATCGCTCCAACGAAAACCGACCGATTGACAGGCCAGAACTTTTATATCATGCTTCAGGAAATTGATAACATAGCGCTATCACAAAGCAGATACCTCTTTGTGAGATAGCAAGTGCGCAGAGCTGGCGGGAGGAAACGGCCGGTTCAAGCGAACGCGGAAGATGGAGGAGACCATGATCATGCTTTTTATGGCAATTGCTCGTGCGCAATCGCGGCTGCCGGCGCCATCGCGTTCATGGCAACACACTTCTCATTCCCTCGCGAATTCTCAGATCGCCAGCCTCCCAAGCGGTGACATTGCACTGGTCCGCTCCTGATGGAGCGGGCCGGTGTCTCCTGACGCTTGTTTTCGAAACCAAATGCCTCGCTGCAACGATCACGTCCAAGGCCGCCCAACATGAGCACAGTGACCGAACCAAAACCGCAAGCGCCCGCCATGTTGACCCGGCGGACGATGATCATCGGCGCCCTTGCCGTGGTGGTGGTCGCCGCCATCGCGCTCGACACGAAGGTTGTTCAGATCGGCTCCGAGCATGATGTCCGCAAGGCCGCGTTTTCGCCCGAGACATATGGCGTCGCGGAATATCCGAAGGCGAAAGCCAGCATCGAGGAACGGGCCGTGCCCGCCGCCGAGCTTGCCACCGCGATCACCGCCAGCAAGGCTGAGGCGGGCAAGAAATACGGCATCGCGACCAGCACGGGGCCGGTCATCCCGGTCACTTTCAAGGGCGTCGTCGGCGAGAAAAAGGCCAATACCCACACGATCACAGTCGAAGGCCTGCCCGAGGGACTGCAGGTCAGGGTTCAAACGGGGCCTGCGATCAACGGCACCGATCTCCGCGATGCGACCGGCACCATCGAGTTCGGTCAGTTCAAGAACCAGATCGAGTATCAGGATGCCGGCTCCGCGCTCAACAACGAGGTGAAGAAGCAGGTCCTCGCGCCCATCGACATGGCGACACTGACCGGCAAAACCGTGACCGTCGTCGGCGTGTTCAAGCTCATCAATCCCAAGAGCTGGCTGGTGACGCCGGTAAGGCTGGAAGTCCAATGATGACGGCGGCGCCATCCAGTGGGGAAGTCGTGCTGGCCGCGCGCAACATCGCCAAATTATACGGCAGCATCCATGCCCTCAAGGGCGTGAATTTCGATATCCATCGCGGACAGGTGACGACTCTGTTCGGCGAGAACGGCGCCGGCAAATCGACACTGATGAAGATCCTGTCGGGCGTCGTGCAGCCGACATCGGGCGAGATCATCCTCGATGGCGAGCCGGTGAGTTTCTCTTCCTCCTCCCATGCACGAGATCGTGGCATCTCGATCATCCACCAGGAACTCAGCCTCGCGCCCAATCTCAGTGTCCGCGACAACATCTTTATGGGCCGCGAGATCATGACCGCGACCGGCGTCAACTTCGCCGAGGAGGAGCGTCAGACCCGGGCGCTGATGCAGGAACTCGAAGAGGATATCGACCCGCTCACGCCGGTCGAGGAGCTTCGCCTCGGCCAGCAGCAGATCGTCGAAATCGCCCGCGCGCTGTCGGTCAATTCCCGCATCCTGATCATGGATGAGCCGACATCGGCGCTGAGCGCGTCGGAAGTCGAGGTACTCTTCAAGGTCATCCGCGACCTCACCGGGCGTGGCGTCTCGATCGTCTATATCTCGCATCACCTGGAAGAAGCGCTGCAGATCACCAATCACGCCGTGGTGCTGCGCGACGGTGCGATGACGGCCTACGCCGAGCGTGGGGATATCGATCTCGAATGGATCGTCCGCAACATGGTGGGCGATAATTTCGACCTCGGCTCGCCGCCGACGGACCACAAGATCGGTGAGACCGTGCTCACGATCGAAAATCTCAGCGTCGCCGATCCCGCCGGTGCCGGATATTCCTTGGTCGACCGCATGTCGATCAATCTCAAGGCCGGTGAGATCATCTGCATCTACGGGCTGATGGGCGCCGGCCGGACCGAACTGCTCGAATGCGTGGCCGGCCGGTTGGCCTCGTCGGGCGGAAGGGTTCTGCTGTACGGAGACGACGTCTCGAACCTCAGCATCGCCGATCGCATTGCCTTGGGCCTGGTGCTCGTTCCCGAAGATCGCCAGCGCGACGGCCTGGTGCAGACCATGACCGTCGGCAACAACCTTTCGCTCGCCAGCATTGGCGCCTTCACCAAGGGGCTGTTCACCTCCAGGAGCGCCGAGCAATCGATCGTCACCGATTCCATCCGCAGAGTTCACATCAAGACCGATGGCGGAGCTGCCGCGATCGGCTCCCTTTCCGGCGGCAACCAGCAGAAGGTCGTGATCGGCAAGATGCTGGCAACCGACCCGAAGGTCATCCTGCTCGACGAACCGAGCCGCGGCATCGATGTCGGCGCCAAGGCCGAGGTCTTCAGGCTGCTCGCCGAACGGGCGAAGCAGGGTCTCGCAGTGATCTACTCGACCTCCGAGGTCGGCGAGTGCCTGAGCATCGCGCATCGGATCATCGTCATGCGGCGCGGCAAGATTTCCGCCGAGTTCGGTTCGGATGTCACCAAGGAAAAGATCATGGCTGCCTCGGGCGAAGCCGTGGTCGCGCACTAAAGGTTCTATGGAGCACTGATTATGTCCGTCTCGAACACGTCGGCGAAAGCAGCGGCAGCGGGGGCAAAGCGCAACCTCAATATCGTGCATCTCTTGCTGGAGGGCCGTGCCTTCTTCGCGTTGATTGCGATCATTGTCGTGTTCTCCTTTCTGTCGCCCTATTATCTCAGCGTCGATAACTTCCTGATCATGGCCTCGCATGTGGCGATCTACGGCCTGCTCGCCATCGGCATGCTGCTCGTCATCCTCAATGGCGGCATCGACCTCTCGGTCGGCTCTACGCTCGGTCTTTGCGGTGTGATCGCCGGTTTCCTGATGAAAGGCGTCACGCTCGATTATTTCGGCGTCGTGCTTTATCCGCCGGTCTGGGCTGTCGTGGTGATCACCTGCGCGCTCGGCGCCCTGGTCGGCGCGGTCAACGGCGTGCTGATCGCTTACTTGAGGGTTCCGGCCTTCGTGGCGACGCTCGGCGTACTCTATGTGGCGCGCGGCGTGGCACTGCTGATGACCAACGGCCTGACCTACAACAATCTCGAAGGTAGGCCCGAACTCGGCAATACCGGCTTCGACTGGCTCGGCTTCAACCGCTTGTTCGGCGTGCCGATCGGGGTGCTGGTCCTCGGCGTGCTCGCCATTGCCTGCGGCCTGATGCTCAGCCGGTCGGCATTCGGGCGCTGGCTCTATGCCTCGGGCGGCAACGAGCGTGCGGCGGAGCTTTCGGGCGTGCCGGTCAAGCGCGTCAAGATCACCGTCTATGTCCTCTCCGGCATCTCAGCCGCAATCGCTGGCCTCGTCCTGTCCTCCCAGTTGACGTCGGCCGGTCCTACGGCCGGCACCACCTATGAACTGACGGCCATCGCGGCCGTGGTCATCGGTGGTGCCGCGCTGACGGGCGGACGCGGCACGATCGGCGGCACGATGCTTGGGGCCTTCGTCATCGGCTTCCTGTCCGACGGCCTCGTCATCATTGGCGTGTCTTCCTACTGGCAAACCGTTTTCACCGGCGCGGTCATCGTGCTCGCCGTCCTCCTCAACTCCATTCAGTACGGCCGCCCGAAAAAGACATGAGGCCGGCATTCGAACTTCTCCGCCAACGCGGAAAGCACCGCCGGGCGTCCGGCACCACTAAACTCATCAAGGGAGAGCAGAGAAATGTTTAAGAGAGGTTTGCGTGTTCTGATGGCCGCCGCGGCTGCCACGACACTGTTCGCCAGCGCTGCCTGGGCCGATGGCCTGATCACCATCATCGTCACCGATCCGGCGAACCCCTATTGGTTCACCGAAGGCGAAGTGGCCAAGGCAACCGCCGAGAAGCTCGGCTATACCGCGACCGTCGGCGCCCACAAGGGCGACACCAACACCGAAAGCAACATGATCGATACCGCGATCACCAACAAGTCGGTGGCGATCATCCTCGATCCGGCCAATGCGGATGGCTCCATCGGCGCGGTGAAGAAGGCCGTCGCCGCCAACATCCCGGTTTTCCTCGTCAATGCCGAGATCAACCAGGAAGGACTCGCCAAGGCGCAGCTCGTTTCCAACAACGCCCAGGGTGCAGCCCTCGGCGCCACTCAGTGGGTCGAAAGCGTTGGCGACAAGGGCAAGTATGCGGAGCTGTTCGGCAACCCGGCCGACAACAATGCCGCAACGCGTTCGAACGGCTACGAGACGGTGCTCACGCAGTATCCGGACCTCGTGAAAGCCGCCAAGGAAGTCGCCGATTGGGATCGCACCAAGGGCCACGACAAGATGCAGTCCATGCTGCAGGCCAACCCTGACATCATCGGCGTGATCTCGGGCAATGACGAAATGGCGCTCGGCGCGATCGCCGCACTCAAGGAAGCCGGCAAGCTCGAAGGCATCAAGGTCGGCGGCTTCGATGGTTCCCCCGATGCCGTGGAGGCCATCAAGGCTGGCGAGATGCAGTACACCGTTCTGCAGCCGGTGGCCGTGTTCTCGGCCGAAGCCGTCCGCCAGGCCGACAACTTCATCAAGACGGGCAAGACAGGCGCCGACACTGAGAAGCAGCTTTTCGATTGCCTGCTGATCACCAAGGACAATATCGACAAGTACACGGCTCCCTTCGTTCTTTCGGAGTAAGCCAGACGTGAAGGCGCCGGAAACGGCGCCTTCACCACTTTCTACAGTCTCATTTCCGGAAACGCTCTTGTCCTGTATCGGCCTTTTGCTACAGAGGCTTAGGGCCTGACCCTAGTCGATCAAACAATGGATGGCAGAGACGTGACGAACAAGGCAGCAGTCGGTCAGCTCATGTCGGAGCAGCTTCCCAGCGACAGCAGGCATGCCCGCCAGCTGGTGCGCCGGCAGTTGATCGCCGAAGCCGTGATGTCCGAGGGCTCGATGCGGATCGAAGACCTGACCGCCCGCTTCGGCATCAGCCTGATGACGGCGCACAGGGATGTCGATGAGTTGGTCAGCCGAGGGCTGTTCCGCAAGACGCGCGGCATCGTCACCGCCGCTCCCACCAGCCTGATCGAATCGAGCGACGTCTATCGCTCCACGCGCCAATCCGCCGAGAAGAAGGCTATCGCCGAAGCTGCGATGCAGTTCATCGAGCCCGGACAGGCGATCTTCTTCGATGACTCAACGACCGTGCTGCAGATGGCGGCGTTGCTGCCCGCCAAGGTTCCGCTGACGGCGATCACCAATTCGCTCAATCTCATGAATGCGCTGCGCGAAATCCGCGACCTGACGATCCTCGGACTCGGTGGGCATTTCTACAATTGGTGCAATGCCTTCATGGGCCGCATGACGACGAACGAGATCATGCGGCTGCGCGCCGACACGGTGTTCATGTCGATGTCCGCCATCATCGATGACACGGTGTTTCACCAGTCGCCGGAGATGGTGGAGACCAAACGCGCGATGTTCGATTGCGCCGCCAGGCGCATTCTGCTTGCCGACCACACCAAGTTCGAACGCCGGGCGCTTCATAGCTTCGCGGCACTCACCGAGTTCGACATCGTGATCGTCGATGATGGCACGCCAATCATCCATCTCGAGCGCATGCGTTCCAAGGGCATCAAGGTCGTAGTCGCCCGCACCGAGCGACTGACCGGCGTGGGTTGACCGTCAGGCCTTATCCGCGACAGTTTCTTTTGTAACATGCATTGCCGTTAATATCACATTTTGATATGTGCATTTTATATCGATCGCTCATATCTGGATCTCCCCCATGCCAAGCCTTCTCGGCATCGACAACGGGTTGACTGTCACCAAGGCGGTGGTGTTCGACATCGACGGCACGCCGCTCTCCGTCGCCAGGCGACGGGTGCCGCAATTGATGCCCCAGCCGCGCCATGTCGAGCGCGATATGGACGGGCTTTGGCTGGCAACGGCCGAGGCGATAGCTGAAGCGATCGCCGGTAGTCGCAGGCCCGCCAATGATGTCGTCGCAATCGCCGCCACCGCACACGGCGACGGGATCTATCTACTCGACGCTGACGAACGACCGCTTGGGCCCGGCATCCTCTCGCTCGACAGCCGCGCGGGCACCATCGCCGACGATTGGGCTGCCGGGCTCGTTGCCCAACAGGCGCTCG
This genomic interval carries:
- a CDS encoding D-ribose ABC transporter substrate-binding protein encodes the protein MFKRGLRVLMAAAAATTLFASAAWADGLITIIVTDPANPYWFTEGEVAKATAEKLGYTATVGAHKGDTNTESNMIDTAITNKSVAIILDPANADGSIGAVKKAVAANIPVFLVNAEINQEGLAKAQLVSNNAQGAALGATQWVESVGDKGKYAELFGNPADNNAATRSNGYETVLTQYPDLVKAAKEVADWDRTKGHDKMQSMLQANPDIIGVISGNDEMALGAIAALKEAGKLEGIKVGGFDGSPDAVEAIKAGEMQYTVLQPVAVFSAEAVRQADNFIKTGKTGADTEKQLFDCLLITKDNIDKYTAPFVLSE
- a CDS encoding sugar ABC transporter ATP-binding protein, coding for MMTAAPSSGEVVLAARNIAKLYGSIHALKGVNFDIHRGQVTTLFGENGAGKSTLMKILSGVVQPTSGEIILDGEPVSFSSSSHARDRGISIIHQELSLAPNLSVRDNIFMGREIMTATGVNFAEEERQTRALMQELEEDIDPLTPVEELRLGQQQIVEIARALSVNSRILIMDEPTSALSASEVEVLFKVIRDLTGRGVSIVYISHHLEEALQITNHAVVLRDGAMTAYAERGDIDLEWIVRNMVGDNFDLGSPPTDHKIGETVLTIENLSVADPAGAGYSLVDRMSINLKAGEIICIYGLMGAGRTELLECVAGRLASSGGRVLLYGDDVSNLSIADRIALGLVLVPEDRQRDGLVQTMTVGNNLSLASIGAFTKGLFTSRSAEQSIVTDSIRRVHIKTDGGAAAIGSLSGGNQQKVVIGKMLATDPKVILLDEPSRGIDVGAKAEVFRLLAERAKQGLAVIYSTSEVGECLSIAHRIIVMRRGKISAEFGSDVTKEKIMAASGEAVVAH
- a CDS encoding DeoR/GlpR family DNA-binding transcription regulator; the protein is MDGRDVTNKAAVGQLMSEQLPSDSRHARQLVRRQLIAEAVMSEGSMRIEDLTARFGISLMTAHRDVDELVSRGLFRKTRGIVTAAPTSLIESSDVYRSTRQSAEKKAIAEAAMQFIEPGQAIFFDDSTTVLQMAALLPAKVPLTAITNSLNLMNALREIRDLTILGLGGHFYNWCNAFMGRMTTNEIMRLRADTVFMSMSAIIDDTVFHQSPEMVETKRAMFDCAARRILLADHTKFERRALHSFAALTEFDIVIVDDGTPIIHLERMRSKGIKVVVARTERLTGVG
- a CDS encoding ABC transporter permease, whose product is MSVSNTSAKAAAAGAKRNLNIVHLLLEGRAFFALIAIIVVFSFLSPYYLSVDNFLIMASHVAIYGLLAIGMLLVILNGGIDLSVGSTLGLCGVIAGFLMKGVTLDYFGVVLYPPVWAVVVITCALGALVGAVNGVLIAYLRVPAFVATLGVLYVARGVALLMTNGLTYNNLEGRPELGNTGFDWLGFNRLFGVPIGVLVLGVLAIACGLMLSRSAFGRWLYASGGNERAAELSGVPVKRVKITVYVLSGISAAIAGLVLSSQLTSAGPTAGTTYELTAIAAVVIGGAALTGGRGTIGGTMLGAFVIGFLSDGLVIIGVSSYWQTVFTGAVIVLAVLLNSIQYGRPKKT
- a CDS encoding DUF2291 domain-containing protein; its protein translation is MSTVTEPKPQAPAMLTRRTMIIGALAVVVVAAIALDTKVVQIGSEHDVRKAAFSPETYGVAEYPKAKASIEERAVPAAELATAITASKAEAGKKYGIATSTGPVIPVTFKGVVGEKKANTHTITVEGLPEGLQVRVQTGPAINGTDLRDATGTIEFGQFKNQIEYQDAGSALNNEVKKQVLAPIDMATLTGKTVTVVGVFKLINPKSWLVTPVRLEVQ